CACTATAAAAGAGCACATCAGATGCTGGCCCGCGAGGGGGAAACCATTCAAATGCTAGGTCGTTTGGGGTATGCTGCATCTGTTGCAAAAACCCCAAGATGGAGCCTAGATGACAAAATCAAACGAACATGATGGCCGTGATAACAACGCAGGTCTAGTCATGTTTGAGTTGTTGAATGAAGTAGGGATTATTGCCCAGCTCAGCCGTACATTAATGGAGTCTAGGTTAGATGATGGCTTGACCATTCATCACTTTACCGCGCTCAATCATTTGGTTCGATTAGGCGACGGAAAAACACCAATGGACTTGGCTCGTGCTTTTCAAGTTCCGAAAACAAGTATGTCGCATACTTTGGCAGGCCTTGAGAAACGAGGCTTAATCCGTATGGAACCTAATCCTGATGATGGACGAGGTAAATTGGTGCGTCTAACAGACTCTGGCCAAGCTGTGCGTAATCGAGCGATACAAGATATCGCCCCAGATATGGCCAATATTATCCCTCAATTTGGTTTAGAGGATGCTCAGGCCACGTTGCCTATTTTACGTAAACTAAGAGTTGTGTTAGACAAAGCGCGTAATAAATAGATCACACAATGTTGATTGTTAAATTGAGAGTTTCACGCTAGCTTCAAATGACTTAGGTGGATACGCCAATGACCTACGATGAATTCAATCAATTTTGTGGTGCTTTGCCCGCGACGACGTCGGTTGTTCAGTGGGGAGATGCTCAAGTCTGGAAGGTGGGCGGTAAAGTGTTTGCTGTCGGCGGCTGGAGCAAAGACAAGGTGCCTGCGTTTACGTTTAAAACATCGGAGCTGAACTACGATTTTTTAAGAAATAAAGAGGGTTATAGACCTGCGCCCTATCTCGCGTCTCGTGGTATGAAGTGGATACAGCAGTTTGATGGCTCGAAAGAGTTGGATGAAGAGTTAACGTATTATTTTCAAGAGTCTTATCGCATAGTGTCGTTGGGTTTGACGAAGAAAAAACAAAAGGAGCTGGGGTTGAATCAGCCAGTTTCTGAGGGTGCATAATGCATCGTCGATGAAGAAAGAAAAGGGCGCTCCATCATCCAGCGCCCTTGATTGTATCGGTCAATCATTTCCATAGTGGTTTGTGCACTTCTTGATCCACGTCGGCGGCGGTTAGGCCGATGTCTTTCAGTTGCGCGTCGTCTAGACGGCTCAATCTACTTCTTGTACGCCAGTTGTGAGCGATTTTGGCTAGGCGTTGTTTCCATGTGTTTTCTTTTAGTTTAGCTAATGCGTTTTTACAGCAGTCGTTTATGTCTAGTTGGCTGTTTTCGAGGTTGTTCATTTCTTCTGATGTGCAGTTTTTCATGGTGTTACTCCTTGTGTTGGTCTGCTTTTGATACTCTGTAGATGAATAATCGGCTTTTAATTGCGGTGCGACAAACGAGAAAAAATGTCTTATAGTTAAGAAAATCTTACTTATAAAAGGTGCTGTTAATGTCTTCCAATCGAGCTTTACCGCCACTCAAATCGCTGCAAGCGTTTCGTTATGCGGCGCAGACGTTGAGTTTTAAGAAGGCGGCGGAGTCTCTTTTTGTGACGCAAGCGGCGGTGAGTCAGCAGATTAAAACGTTGGAACAGTCGCTGGGGGTTGAGCTGTTTGAGCGACAGACTCGCCAAGTGGTGTTGACGTCGGAAGGACAATATTTGTTTGAGTACGTTGAGAAGGCGTTTGCGTTATTAGAAGACGGAGTGAAAGGTGTCACGGAAGACCCTAATCCCAATACTTTGGTGATCAGTTCTGTGCCGTCTTTTTCGAGTCGTTGGCTGGTCTCAAGGTTGGGACGGTTTCAGGCACTAGAGCCAAACATAAACCTTCGCCTTAGTCCTAGTATTGGGTTGTCGACCTTTATCGACAGTGATTTAGATGTCTGTATTCGCTTGGGTCGAGGACACTACACAGGGCTGCAGTCGCAGCTTTTGTTTAAGGAATATTTGGTGCTGGTTTGCCATCCATCTTTGATCAATACGAATGAACCAGTGAAAGAGCAATTAATGAATATTCCTATTATTACCGATACAGGGCCTGATGTGCAGCACGTGTGGCCAGTGTTACAGCGGTTTTTAGACCTTTATGATATGCCGATGAAGTCTCATTTGCATGTGGCGGATTCGACGTCTTTGGTCGAAGCGCTGTTGTCTCAACAAGGGCTTGCTATGATGCGTTATGGCTTGGTGTACGAGCTGATAGAAAAGGGTCAGTTGATTTGTCCGTTGCCCATTTATATGAAGTCACAATACGACTTTTATCTCGTTGCCCCGTCTCCTCATTTCAAATACCAAAAAGTGAAAGCCTTTAAGCAATGGATTGAGTGCGAAGTGAAAGAGGTCGATTCCTCATGGCAAGCGTATTTAAAGAATAATCCTGAGATGGAAGAGGTGATCGTTTAGTTTTCTTGGCCTATTTCTGATGAAGACGCAAAACGTTTTCGGAATTCGCTGGGTGTCAGCCCCATTATTTTTCTAAAGGTCTTTCGGCAGCTGCCTGCATCTTCATAGCCAACGTTTAGGGCGATGCTTTCGAACGGCAGCGTTGTTTCTTCTAGGTTATTACACACCGCTTGAATGCGAAGCCGTTGAATGTAGTCGGAGGGCTTCCAGTTAGTGTATTTATGGAACCGACGCAAGAAGGTGCGAGGTGTTAGGTGCGCAATGTTGGCAAGCTCGCTGATGCGATTAGTGTGTGAAAAGTGACGTTGTAGATAATGTTGTACCGCTAATATGGCTTTGTCTCCGTGGTCAAATCGTGGCGTGAATTGTTGGTAATAGCTTTGCTCTCTTATGCCGGTGTCCATGACTAATGTTTTTCCGAGTTGCCGCACAATGCTGGCTTGAGTAAAGCGCTGGATGAGCGCCACGCCCAAGTCCATCCAAGACATCATGCCACCAGCGCTGATTATATCGCCTTGATCAATTAAAATTTTCGACGCATCTAATGCTTGTTCAGGGAAGCGCTGTTTGAAGGTTTCCGCTAATCCCCAATGGGTTGTTAAACACCGATGTTGTGCGGCGTTGGTGGCCGCGAGAAAGAATGCGCCAGCGCAGGCGCTAGTCAGGATCGCTCCATTCTTATGTTGTTCGTTTAACCAATTTACCAGAATAGGGCAGTCGGATTCGTATGCGCTTTTTTCCATACTGGGCGGGATCAAAACGGCGTTGTAATGCTTGCCGCTGTTCAGTGAATTCAAATCGAGTATGTCGGTGTCGATTCGAATTGGTAGTGATGATCCGAGACATAACCGATTGGCCAAAGAGAACATTTCGTCAAAGCCGTACACAGCAGAAAGTAGGCTATTTGGGTATTGAATGATGGCGAACTGATAGGTAATCATAGAAGGCTTCAATTTTGTCACTATAAGACTCTAATATGGCAAAATGGCCACTTAGGTGAAAGCGTTTTTGTCGGCATTATGGGTTTTCATCTTACTAAAGGAGAACATAATGAAACGCACGGCCTTATTAGTGATTGACCCACAAAACGATTATTTCGAGGGAGGGTTGTTTCCCTTATGGAACACACAAGACACATTAGAAACGATACTGAAGGCCATAACGCATGCTCAAGCGAACGACATACCGGTTGTTCTTATTCAGCATGTGGCGGATAGTTCATTGGGCGTGGCGCCGTTTTTTAATCCTGGGACCATGGGTGTTGAGGTTCATCCGCAGGTTCTCGCGTTAGCGCCCAATGCGACCGTTGTCGTGAAGCACTTTGCCGATGCTTTTGAACAGACGGAACTTAACGCTGTTTTGTCAGCGCTAAAGGTAGAACGATTACTCTTATGCGGCATGATGACGCAAAACTGTGTGACGCATACGGCGCTTTCAAAAGCGGCTGAAGAGTACGATGTAAAAGTGATAGGTGAGGCCTGTACAACTCGGGAAGAAATGTTGCATTTGATCGCTCTAAATGCAATTTCTATCCGTGTGCCGTGTGTTTCAATAAAAGAGTCTTTTTAGTCTAGCGTTCTTTACATAAAGAGCGGGACTATGATCTTAGTTCTGCTCTTTATGTAAAATAGTTAAAGGTAGGAGGTTCTTTTATAGGATAAAAAACGGCGAATTTGTTACAGTCTGTCGTTAGTAAAAAATAAGGTGCACTTTTGTATTATGCCCATCAGACAATCATTCGGTTCATTGCCTACTTTTGCGATCGACCCAGACCAATTTCATGTTCTGCAATCCGCTCTTCATTTTCGTGAATCTCTCTTAAAAGCGATTAACAACGCTACAGTAAGAATCTACTTAGCCTCACTTTATCTTGAGGATGATGAGGCTGGAAGAGAGGTGCTTACAGCGGCC
This genomic stretch from Marinomonas primoryensis harbors:
- a CDS encoding cysteine hydrolase family protein, giving the protein MKRTALLVIDPQNDYFEGGLFPLWNTQDTLETILKAITHAQANDIPVVLIQHVADSSLGVAPFFNPGTMGVEVHPQVLALAPNATVVVKHFADAFEQTELNAVLSALKVERLLLCGMMTQNCVTHTALSKAAEEYDVKVIGEACTTREEMLHLIALNAISIRVPCVSIKESF
- a CDS encoding MmcQ/YjbR family DNA-binding protein — encoded protein: MTYDEFNQFCGALPATTSVVQWGDAQVWKVGGKVFAVGGWSKDKVPAFTFKTSELNYDFLRNKEGYRPAPYLASRGMKWIQQFDGSKELDEELTYYFQESYRIVSLGLTKKKQKELGLNQPVSEGA
- a CDS encoding LysR substrate-binding domain-containing protein codes for the protein MSSNRALPPLKSLQAFRYAAQTLSFKKAAESLFVTQAAVSQQIKTLEQSLGVELFERQTRQVVLTSEGQYLFEYVEKAFALLEDGVKGVTEDPNPNTLVISSVPSFSSRWLVSRLGRFQALEPNINLRLSPSIGLSTFIDSDLDVCIRLGRGHYTGLQSQLLFKEYLVLVCHPSLINTNEPVKEQLMNIPIITDTGPDVQHVWPVLQRFLDLYDMPMKSHLHVADSTSLVEALLSQQGLAMMRYGLVYELIEKGQLICPLPIYMKSQYDFYLVAPSPHFKYQKVKAFKQWIECEVKEVDSSWQAYLKNNPEMEEVIV
- a CDS encoding GlxA family transcriptional regulator, which codes for MTKLKPSMITYQFAIIQYPNSLLSAVYGFDEMFSLANRLCLGSSLPIRIDTDILDLNSLNSGKHYNAVLIPPSMEKSAYESDCPILVNWLNEQHKNGAILTSACAGAFFLAATNAAQHRCLTTHWGLAETFKQRFPEQALDASKILIDQGDIISAGGMMSWMDLGVALIQRFTQASIVRQLGKTLVMDTGIREQSYYQQFTPRFDHGDKAILAVQHYLQRHFSHTNRISELANIAHLTPRTFLRRFHKYTNWKPSDYIQRLRIQAVCNNLEETTLPFESIALNVGYEDAGSCRKTFRKIMGLTPSEFRKRFASSSEIGQEN
- a CDS encoding MarR family winged helix-turn-helix transcriptional regulator, with the protein product MTKSNEHDGRDNNAGLVMFELLNEVGIIAQLSRTLMESRLDDGLTIHHFTALNHLVRLGDGKTPMDLARAFQVPKTSMSHTLAGLEKRGLIRMEPNPDDGRGKLVRLTDSGQAVRNRAIQDIAPDMANIIPQFGLEDAQATLPILRKLRVVLDKARNK
- a CDS encoding DUF1127 domain-containing protein, producing the protein MKNCTSEEMNNLENSQLDINDCCKNALAKLKENTWKQRLAKIAHNWRTRSRLSRLDDAQLKDIGLTAADVDQEVHKPLWK